From a region of the Narcine bancroftii isolate sNarBan1 chromosome 5, sNarBan1.hap1, whole genome shotgun sequence genome:
- the LOC138764651 gene encoding uncharacterized protein — MQTKKVCSKYLNMDGQVIEKGNALEEDEGQLAGKGNNVIKDEGKQGLRIGKSLKFIYFNARSIVKKVDELKVWIDTWKYNVEAISETWLQEGCDWQMNIPGFRCFRCDRVGGTRGDGVALLVRENITAVLRQDRLEGSSTAAIWVELRSGKGEVTLVGVYYRPPGGDQDLEEQICREIVDICDKHRVVIMGDFNFPHIDWETHSVKGLDGLEFVKCVQDSFLQQYVVGAVLDLLLANGMGQVTEVSVGEHFGSSDYNAISFNVIMERDKSGPRVEVFDWGKARFEEMRKDLQGVHWDNLFYRQDVVERWKSFKDQTLRVQKLYVPVRLKGGAKGLREPWFSRNIGNLVRRKREAYIRY; from the coding sequence atgcaaacaaagaaagtttgtagtaagtatttgaatatggatgggcaggtgatagagaaaggaaatgctctggaagaagatgaagggcaattggcaggaaaaggaaataatgttattaaagatgagggaaaacagggattaagaattgggaaatctctgaaattcatatattttaatgccaggagtattgtaaaaaaggtggatgagctgaaggtgtggattgatacttggaagtataaTGTGgaagcgattagtgagacatggttgcaggagggatgcgATTGGCAgatgaatatccctgggtttcgttgctttaggtgtgatagagtcggagggacAAGAGGAGATGGTgttgcattacttgtcagggagaatattacagcggtgcttaggcaggatagattagagggctcgtccacggcggctatttgggtggaactgaggagtgggaaaggagaggttacacttgtaggggtgtattatagaccacccggaggggaccaagacctagaggagcaaatctgtagggagatagtggatatttgtgataagcacagggttgtaattatgggagattttaattttccacatatagattgggaaacacattctgtgaaagggctggatgggttagagtttgtgaaatgtgtgcaagatagttttttacaacaatatgttgtaggagcagtgttagatctactgttggcaaatgggatgggtcaagtgacggaggttagtgttggcgagcacttcgggtccagtgattataatgccatcagcttcaatgtcattatggaaagagataagtcagggccaagggttgaggtttttgattggggaaaagctagatttgaggagatgcgaaaggacttgcagggtgtgcattgggacaatttgttttataggcaggatgtagtagagagatggaagtcttttaaagatcagactttgagagtgcaaaagctttatgttcctgttaggttaaaaggaggggcaaaaggtttgagagagccgtggttttcaaggaatattggaaacttggttcgaagaaaaagggaggcgtacattaggtattag